The proteins below are encoded in one region of Brachyspira intermedia PWS/A:
- the proB gene encoding glutamate 5-kinase, whose protein sequence is MKNIDLNNINRIVFKFGTNVLRNDEGYISLARIYSFIEAIAKFHRMGKEVLIVTSGAVGLGAKKINVTDLDEVALKQACAAIGQSQLMSIYEDGFSKFDIVTAQILLTEEDFSNRRRYLNLHSTLSMLLKYKVIPIINENDTVSSDELKQLYDVTQISFSDNDKLSALVASELDADLLIILSDINGLYDDNPKTNPNAKFIHEVFEVTKEIENLGLDASKGGRGGMKTKLQAAKIVTRSGCALFIANGKRPNVLNDIFETKEKTIFYPVEKDDELSTKKRWIAYATTIIGKLIVNAGAKKAVLEKESSLLPIGITKVINTFKKGDIVSIADENGTEFARGIINYNSDDVQKIIGHHSDDILKILGYKNYDAVITRDYIVLL, encoded by the coding sequence ATGAAAAATATAGATTTAAATAATATAAATAGAATAGTATTCAAATTTGGTACTAATGTTTTGAGAAATGATGAAGGATATATATCTTTAGCTAGAATATATTCTTTTATAGAAGCCATAGCAAAATTCCATAGAATGGGAAAAGAAGTTTTAATAGTTACTTCAGGAGCTGTTGGATTAGGTGCTAAAAAGATTAATGTAACAGATTTAGATGAAGTAGCTTTAAAACAGGCTTGTGCTGCTATAGGTCAATCACAACTTATGTCAATATATGAAGATGGATTTTCAAAATTTGATATAGTTACTGCACAAATACTTCTAACAGAAGAAGATTTCTCCAATAGAAGAAGATATTTAAACTTGCATTCTACTTTGAGTATGCTTTTAAAATATAAGGTTATACCCATAATAAATGAAAATGATACAGTATCAAGTGATGAGCTTAAACAATTATATGATGTTACTCAAATAAGTTTTTCTGATAATGATAAACTTTCTGCATTGGTAGCAAGCGAATTGGATGCTGATTTACTTATAATACTTTCAGATATAAATGGGCTTTATGATGATAACCCTAAAACTAATCCTAATGCTAAATTTATACATGAGGTATTTGAAGTTACAAAAGAAATAGAAAATTTAGGTCTTGATGCTTCAAAAGGCGGAAGAGGTGGAATGAAAACAAAACTTCAGGCTGCTAAAATAGTTACAAGATCCGGATGTGCATTATTCATAGCAAATGGTAAAAGACCTAATGTTCTTAATGATATTTTTGAAACAAAAGAAAAAACTATATTCTATCCTGTTGAAAAAGATGATGAACTTTCAACCAAAAAAAGATGGATTGCTTATGCTACAACTATAATAGGAAAATTAATAGTTAATGCCGGAGCTAAAAAAGCTGTTTTAGAAAAAGAATCAAGTCTTCTTCCTATAGGAATAACAAAGGTAATTAATACCTTTAAAAAAGGCGATATAGTAAGCATTGCGGATGAAAACGGAACAGAGTTTGCAAGAGGCATTATAAATTATAATTCTGATGATGTTCAAAAAATAATAGGACATCACTCTGATGATATATTGAAAATATTAGGTTATAAAAATTATGATGCTGTAATTACAAGAGATTATATAGTATTATTATAA
- a CDS encoding DUF4340 domain-containing protein — MNNITKKYITLSSIIVILIIILIAITFMKNRGYSLPELKKINSNISEITIKRGANETIQIKYNDNKWTVNDKYNADDNLVTSITNALSTIQPIEIVSRGDDNSISKYKLTDEEALTVVALDSSSKEVRNIKFGMKSTFGNSVYSKINNDNNIYLLGNTPTNPKDIFDKTENDLINKTISKVRNDDIAQITIEYNNNSYTLSKNTNDTNNTWIKNWNANTVKGNDVYTSIFTLANLNADGLITNDSTSKNASLYKINIQALNGNVSYEVLNKLDDNNYEIVSPNDNNRYYMTESSFNTFLEAVNYIIN; from the coding sequence ATGAATAATATAACTAAAAAATATATAACATTATCATCTATAATTGTAATTTTAATAATTATATTAATCGCAATAACTTTTATGAAAAACAGAGGATATTCATTGCCTGAATTAAAAAAAATAAATTCAAATATATCTGAAATAACTATAAAAAGAGGGGCAAATGAAACTATACAAATAAAATATAATGATAATAAATGGACTGTAAATGATAAATATAATGCTGATGATAATTTAGTAACTTCAATTACAAATGCATTAAGCACTATACAGCCTATAGAAATAGTTTCAAGAGGAGATGATAACAGCATATCAAAATATAAATTAACAGATGAAGAGGCATTAACAGTTGTGGCATTAGATAGCTCTTCAAAAGAAGTAAGAAATATAAAATTCGGTATGAAATCAACTTTCGGAAATAGCGTATATTCTAAAATAAATAACGACAACAATATATATCTTCTTGGAAATACTCCTACAAATCCTAAAGATATATTTGATAAAACTGAAAATGATCTTATAAATAAAACTATATCTAAAGTACGCAATGATGATATAGCACAAATCACTATAGAATACAATAATAATTCATATACATTATCAAAAAATACAAATGATACTAATAATACTTGGATAAAAAATTGGAATGCTAACACTGTAAAAGGAAATGATGTTTATACAAGCATATTCACTTTGGCAAATTTAAATGCTGACGGATTAATAACTAATGACAGCACAAGCAAAAATGCTTCATTATATAAAATCAATATACAGGCTTTAAATGGAAATGTATCTTATGAAGTATTAAATAAACTTGATGACAATAATTATGAGATAGTAAGCCCTAATGATAATAACAGATACTATATGACAGAAAGTTCATTTAATACATTTTTAGAAGCTGTTAATTATATAATTAATTGA
- a CDS encoding response regulator, whose product MPKKTILVLDDEKSIRTLFEEEFKDEGYDVVSTDSGEEALEMLDKGTPHIDLITLDIKMPKMDGLDFLAKVREKHRELPIIICTAYNNYRHEFSVWNADGYILKSGNLTEIKDKIKRLIG is encoded by the coding sequence ATGCCTAAGAAGACAATTTTAGTTTTAGATGATGAAAAAAGCATTAGAACTCTTTTTGAAGAAGAGTTTAAAGATGAAGGATATGATGTAGTATCCACAGATAGCGGTGAGGAAGCTTTAGAAATGCTTGATAAAGGTACTCCTCATATTGATTTAATAACATTAGACATAAAAATGCCTAAAATGGACGGCTTAGATTTTTTGGCTAAGGTTAGAGAAAAACATAGAGAATTGCCTATCATAATATGTACAGCATATAATAATTATAGACATGAGTTTTCTGTTTGGAATGCTGATGGTTATATATTAAAATCAGGCAATCTTACAGAGATTAAAGATAAGATAAAAAGACTTATAGGTTAA
- a CDS encoding ankyrin repeat domain-containing protein, protein MKKIFIAVSLFLFSFILYSQDITNSETSQNDILTNSSNEFFDYIEKGDVTKVRELLRQGTNANSTNSEGWSALHVAVKSNNAAIVKELLSQKWIDMNPVLPVDTILMEGDNKWYADGQTPLLLASYYGYADIANMLLSYGADVLAKDSIDDAMAVHIASARGNANVVSVILDSSAARSSGIDIVNVGDNTGTTPLMWASMNNQITVIAALLKFKADVNFQDDDGWTALHFAAASDSYRAVEILLKNNADANIADIEGKKPVDITTDTDIKALLNKYTSAAETENNTTEKAQ, encoded by the coding sequence ATGAAAAAAATATTTATTGCGGTTAGTTTGTTTTTATTTAGTTTTATATTATATTCACAAGATATTACAAATTCTGAAACTTCGCAAAATGATATACTTACCAACTCCAGCAATGAATTTTTTGATTATATAGAAAAAGGTGATGTTACTAAAGTCAGAGAGTTATTAAGACAAGGAACAAATGCTAACAGTACTAATTCAGAAGGTTGGTCAGCATTGCATGTGGCAGTAAAATCTAATAATGCCGCTATAGTAAAAGAATTATTATCTCAAAAATGGATTGATATGAATCCTGTACTTCCTGTTGATACAATATTAATGGAAGGAGATAATAAATGGTATGCTGATGGTCAGACACCTCTTTTACTTGCTTCATATTATGGTTATGCCGATATAGCAAATATGCTTTTAAGTTATGGTGCTGATGTACTTGCTAAAGATAGTATAGATGATGCTATGGCTGTACATATTGCTTCAGCAAGAGGAAATGCTAATGTTGTTTCCGTGATATTAGATTCTTCTGCTGCAAGAAGTTCTGGTATAGATATAGTTAATGTTGGGGATAATACAGGAACTACTCCTTTAATGTGGGCTTCTATGAATAATCAGATAACAGTTATAGCAGCATTGCTTAAGTTTAAAGCAGATGTTAATTTCCAAGATGATGATGGATGGACAGCTTTACATTTTGCAGCAGCTTCTGATAGTTATAGAGCAGTAGAAATACTTTTGAAAAATAATGCAGATGCTAATATAGCTGATATAGAAGGAAAAAAGCCTGTAGATATTACTACTGATACAGATATAAAAGCCTTGCTTAATAAATATACTTCTGCTGCTGAAACTGAAAATAATACAACAGAAAAAGCACAATAA
- a CDS encoding galactose-1-phosphate uridylyltransferase, producing MPHIRKDPVTKQSVIISSERTGRPSDYVNSTERQIANSELSCPFCRGHEMKTPDPVYTVYAEQEEIWQVRIVPNKYPIISETHENELPEENELFHASSSKGFHDVIIEHPNHYFNFYHAQTEDFFYIFKAVMMRLKDLGKNEDMMYSLYFKNFGPEAGASLYHSHSQIITTPFIPVQMYEEISGALDYYTKNGRCVYCDIIKEEKSLNERVICENNNFIAISPFASRSPYQIYIIPKEHSDSIIHVSSSNILDFSSILKDVFDRLYKLLGEVGFNYVLHTLLPTLENKYKNSSHWFLDIMPKMSKLAGYELGSGVFINSITPEDATQQLRNIL from the coding sequence ATGCCCCATATCCGTAAAGACCCTGTAACAAAACAGTCAGTAATCATTTCATCTGAGAGAACAGGAAGACCTAGCGATTATGTAAATTCCACTGAAAGACAGATTGCTAATTCTGAGCTTAGCTGTCCTTTTTGCAGGGGACATGAAATGAAAACTCCGGATCCTGTTTATACTGTTTATGCTGAACAGGAAGAAATTTGGCAGGTTAGAATTGTACCTAACAAATATCCTATAATATCTGAAACTCATGAAAATGAACTGCCTGAAGAAAATGAACTTTTTCATGCCAGTAGTTCTAAGGGATTTCATGACGTTATTATAGAGCATCCTAATCATTACTTTAATTTTTATCATGCACAAACAGAAGATTTTTTCTATATATTTAAAGCTGTTATGATGAGGCTTAAAGATTTAGGAAAAAATGAGGATATGATGTATAGTCTGTATTTCAAGAATTTCGGACCGGAAGCAGGGGCAAGTCTTTATCATTCACATTCTCAAATTATAACCACTCCTTTTATACCTGTTCAGATGTATGAGGAAATTAGCGGAGCTTTAGACTATTATACTAAAAATGGAAGATGTGTATATTGCGATATAATAAAAGAAGAAAAATCATTAAATGAAAGAGTAATATGCGAAAATAATAATTTTATAGCTATATCACCATTTGCTTCAAGATCTCCATATCAAATATATATAATTCCTAAGGAGCATTCGGATAGCATTATACATGTTTCTAGTTCTAATATTTTAGATTTTTCTAGTATATTAAAGGATGTATTTGACAGATTATATAAGCTTTTAGGTGAAGTAGGTTTTAATTATGTACTTCATACTCTTTTGCCTACACTTGAAAACAAGTATAAAAATTCTAGCCATTGGTTTTTAGATATAATGCCAAAAATGAGTAAATTAGCAGGTTACGAATTGGGAAGCGGAGTATTTATCAATTCTATTACACCTGAAGATGCTACACAGCAGTTAAGAAATATATTATAA
- a CDS encoding Rpn family recombination-promoting nuclease/putative transposase: protein MCDYKDFKYFNTLNDYFVRYLFSDKGSEVILLDFINSIMIDSNMKTFRSLEILTPFNYKESYQDKETIVDVKCITHNGSVVIIEIQLQGNSRFPERILYYWASNYSKLLKQGEKYDVLTPVISINLLNFNLNDDDNIHSCYMIYETNNKKLLTDHLQIHIIEIKKFKHNLLQYDLNCWLKFFTVKDNREEIMSEIVKEKPIMEEVQKKYNNFIKDRLMMSEYDKRQTYLYGNQIMLEEERKLGIKEGIEQEKYSLAKNMKNKNMDIELISELTGLSIDDIKSL from the coding sequence ATGTGTGATTATAAAGATTTTAAATATTTTAATACATTAAATGATTATTTTGTAAGATATCTTTTTTCTGATAAAGGAAGTGAAGTGATATTATTGGATTTTATTAATTCAATAATGATTGACTCAAATATGAAAACTTTCAGATCTTTAGAAATTTTAACACCATTTAATTATAAAGAAAGTTATCAAGATAAAGAAACTATTGTTGATGTAAAATGCATAACTCATAATGGTTCAGTTGTAATAATAGAGATACAGTTACAGGGTAATTCAAGATTTCCAGAACGTATATTATATTATTGGGCTTCTAATTATAGCAAACTATTAAAACAGGGTGAAAAATATGATGTTCTCACTCCTGTAATAAGTATAAATTTATTAAATTTTAATTTAAATGATGATGACAATATACATTCATGCTATATGATTTATGAAACCAATAATAAAAAACTTCTAACTGATCATCTTCAAATACATATAATAGAAATTAAAAAATTTAAACATAATTTATTGCAATATGATTTAAATTGTTGGTTAAAGTTTTTTACAGTAAAAGATAATAGGGAGGAAATTATGTCTGAAATAGTAAAAGAAAAACCAATAATGGAAGAAGTACAGAAAAAATATAATAATTTTATAAAAGATAGACTAATGATGAGTGAATATGATAAAAGACAGACATATTTATATGGTAATCAAATTATGTTAGAAGAAGAAAGAAAATTAGGGATAAAAGAAGGTATAGAACAAGAAAAATATTCATTAGCAAAAAATATGAAAAATAAAAATATGGATATTGAGCTTATAAGTGAACTTACAGGTTTGAGCATAGATGATATCAAATCATTATAA
- the proC gene encoding pyrroline-5-carboxylate reductase encodes MIIGFIGAGAMGGALIEGFIKSGIEYTNIVASVKTMEKKDYLEKNLGIKVYTDNRKVASEADVLFLAVKPYMIPAIAAEISSSIKVGATIISVAASVSKKDLSRYFSGSRIVRIMPNTPVKTCNGFISVVETENKVVENGVVELLKRVGMVKVIKEEQIHAYNAMAGCSPAFMYILIEAMSDAGVVMGIDRKTSIEMAAQVFKGTGAMVLESGKHPAQLKDGVCTPGGLTIKGVEVLEEKGLRSGIIESVIASYNKSIESEKK; translated from the coding sequence ATGATAATAGGATTCATTGGTGCCGGTGCTATGGGCGGAGCTTTAATAGAAGGTTTTATCAAATCTGGAATAGAGTATACGAATATTGTAGCAAGCGTAAAAACTATGGAGAAGAAAGATTATCTTGAAAAGAATCTTGGAATAAAAGTTTATACTGATAATAGAAAAGTAGCTAGTGAGGCAGATGTTTTATTTTTGGCAGTTAAGCCTTATATGATTCCTGCTATTGCTGCTGAGATATCATCATCAATTAAAGTTGGTGCTACTATTATAAGCGTGGCAGCTTCTGTGTCAAAAAAGGATTTATCAAGATATTTCAGCGGAAGCAGAATAGTGAGAATAATGCCTAATACACCTGTTAAAACTTGTAATGGTTTTATATCAGTTGTGGAAACAGAAAATAAAGTTGTTGAGAATGGTGTTGTTGAATTGTTAAAGAGAGTTGGAATGGTTAAGGTAATTAAAGAAGAGCAAATACATGCATATAATGCTATGGCTGGCTGTTCTCCTGCATTTATGTATATATTAATAGAAGCTATGAGCGATGCTGGTGTTGTTATGGGAATAGATAGAAAAACATCTATAGAAATGGCAGCACAGGTTTTCAAAGGAACAGGGGCAATGGTATTGGAGTCAGGTAAACATCCTGCACAATTAAAAGATGGTGTATGTACTCCTGGAGGACTTACTATAAAGGGAGTTGAAGTTTTGGAGGAAAAAGGACTTAGAAGTGGTATTATAGAAAGCGTTATTGCAAGCTATAATAAATCTATAGAAAGTGAAAAAAAGTAA
- a CDS encoding GNAT family N-acetyltransferase, whose translation MSTHHNKEDSKESIIKKKKNKFRIRYLTLEDLDDFNNLLRYAFQVSNNELINLGYEIDEIKQAKSAVLSKAKVLGWFDGEKLASQIAVYPMRMNIHGVIYKMAGITGVATYPEYSNLGLMNDLMIKSIENMKKEGQTISVLYPYSIPFYRRKGWEIISDKMSFEIKDTQLPKTITNKGRVERVASDSEDLIELYNEFSHMRHGALIRGDLEWEEYWRWDVDDTIVAIYYNEKEEAKGFLVYVIENDIFHIKEIVYLNFEARLGLWNYISAHFSMVDKVHGYNYTNEPIAFLLEDSEIKETIRPYIMARITDVKGFINDYPFLRKPKNKKINLIIKDNMAKWNNGSFLIYWDENKNTVCKRLNKEYKRNGKDRYIIRMNIQTLTTMLMSYKSPSYLYRIGRIESSIKGINLLESIIPKEQVYFSDYF comes from the coding sequence ATGAGCACTCATCATAATAAAGAAGATTCTAAAGAAAGTATAATAAAGAAAAAGAAAAATAAATTTAGAATAAGATATTTAACATTAGAAGATTTAGATGATTTTAATAATTTATTAAGATATGCATTTCAAGTGAGCAATAATGAACTTATAAATCTTGGTTATGAAATTGACGAAATAAAACAGGCCAAATCTGCCGTATTAAGCAAGGCTAAAGTTTTAGGCTGGTTTGACGGTGAAAAGTTAGCTTCTCAAATTGCTGTTTATCCTATGAGAATGAATATACATGGCGTTATATATAAAATGGCTGGTATTACTGGTGTTGCCACTTATCCTGAATATTCCAATCTCGGACTTATGAATGATTTGATGATAAAGAGTATTGAGAACATGAAAAAGGAAGGTCAGACTATATCCGTACTATATCCTTATTCAATACCATTCTATAGAAGAAAAGGCTGGGAAATTATTTCTGATAAAATGAGTTTTGAAATAAAAGACACTCAGCTTCCAAAAACTATAACTAATAAAGGCAGAGTGGAGAGAGTTGCTTCTGACAGTGAGGATTTAATAGAGCTTTATAATGAATTTTCACATATGAGGCATGGTGCTTTGATTAGAGGTGATTTGGAATGGGAAGAGTATTGGAGATGGGATGTAGATGATACTATAGTGGCTATATATTATAATGAAAAAGAAGAGGCTAAAGGTTTTTTAGTTTATGTGATAGAAAATGATATTTTTCATATAAAAGAAATAGTATATCTTAATTTTGAGGCTAGGCTTGGGCTTTGGAATTATATATCAGCACATTTCTCTATGGTGGATAAAGTTCATGGTTATAATTATACCAATGAACCTATTGCATTTTTACTTGAAGACAGTGAGATAAAAGAAACTATAAGACCTTATATAATGGCAAGGATTACAGATGTCAAAGGATTCATTAATGATTATCCATTTTTGAGAAAGCCTAAAAATAAAAAAATCAATTTAATAATAAAAGATAATATGGCTAAATGGAATAATGGAAGTTTTTTAATTTATTGGGACGAGAATAAAAATACAGTTTGTAAAAGACTCAATAAAGAATATAAAAGAAACGGTAAAGACAGATATATCATAAGAATGAATATTCAAACTCTTACAACGATGCTTATGAGTTATAAATCTCCTTCTTATCTGTATAGAATAGGAAGAATAGAATCAAGCATAAAAGGAATAAATTTATTAGAATCTATTATACCTAAAGAGCAGGTTTATTTTTCTGATTATTTTTGA
- a CDS encoding Rpn family recombination-promoting nuclease/putative transposase encodes MRRNLNAVKTFNPLNDYFIRYLFTDKGSSESILLDFINSIMINANMKTFRSVEILTPSPKAGSRLNLKKNKNLKETIAPKVARKVDRCRRRLDVKCITQNGSVVIIEIQLQGNSRFPERILYYWAANYSKLLKHGERYDELTPVISINLLNFNLDKSKNIHSCYMLYEMNNKKLLTDHLQIHIIELKKFKKNILTKDLNCWLKMFTSKNLEASMSEIVKEKPIMEEVQKKYNNFVKSKLMMMEYEKKEAYLYGNQIMLDEERRLGKEEGIKEGIERGIEQGIEQGEKNKAISIARSLKKSGLDNKFISENTGLTIEEIEKL; translated from the coding sequence ATGAGAAGAAATTTAAATGCTGTAAAAACTTTTAATCCTTTAAACGATTATTTTATACGATATCTTTTCACAGATAAGGGAAGCAGTGAGTCTATACTTTTGGACTTTATAAATTCTATAATGATTAATGCTAATATGAAGACTTTCCGCTCAGTTGAAATTTTAACACCTTCGCCGAAGGCGGGCAGTCGCCTTAATTTAAAAAAAAATAAAAATTTAAAAGAAACGATAGCACCGAAGGTGGCACGCAAGGTGGACAGATGTCGCAGACGCCTAGATGTAAAGTGTATTACTCAAAATGGTTCAGTAGTCATAATAGAAATACAATTACAAGGTAATTCAAGATTTCCAGAGAGAATACTTTATTATTGGGCAGCTAATTATAGTAAGCTATTAAAGCATGGTGAAAGATATGATGAACTTACTCCTGTAATAAGTATTAATTTATTAAATTTTAATTTAGATAAAAGTAAAAATATACATTCCTGTTATATGCTTTATGAGATGAATAATAAAAAGTTATTAACAGATCATTTACAAATACATATAATAGAATTAAAAAAATTCAAGAAAAACATATTAACTAAAGACTTAAACTGTTGGTTAAAAATGTTTACAAGCAAAAATTTGGAGGCTTCTATGTCTGAAATAGTAAAAGAAAAACCTATAATGGAAGAGGTGCAAAAAAAATATAATAATTTTGTAAAAAGTAAATTGATGATGATGGAATATGAGAAGAAAGAAGCATATCTATATGGTAATCAAATAATGCTTGATGAAGAAAGAAGATTAGGAAAAGAAGAAGGTATAAAAGAGGGTATTGAACGAGGTATTGAACAGGGTATTGAACAAGGAGAAAAAAATAAAGCCATATCTATAGCTAGAAGTCTTAAAAAATCAGGTTTAGATAATAAATTTATAAGTGAAAATACTGGATTAACTATAGAGGAAATAGAGAAACTTTAA
- a CDS encoding peptidase U32 family protein, whose translation MELLAPAGNKEKLEVAYHYGADAAYIGGALFNLRHQSKNTTIDELAECAQLAKNLNKKIYLTLNAFLHEYDKNNLKAYLKEIQNLNIDAFIVSDLGVLGIVKETIPEATIHISTQASVTNSYSCKMYESLGASRIILARELSLDEIKEIRANTDLELESFVHGAVCMSYSGRCLLSNFLNNRDANGGECSQVCRWNFKTYIEEKTRPGEFMEIEEGENHTTILSSRDLQMAEYLHLLQKAGIDSIKIEGRMKSVYYVANTVRVYRILLDLLDRIGYDSYPEAIKKEPIASYLKELDTISRRESDTGFYFGRDNIKPTLKGYLKGRRLMGMISDDSEEYAKITVYNTIKNGDDLVYIGKDFIKHNDNRFKLFIKTEENEFVEVDNIRNIDNAYIKSGVHDFKKYDIITVEED comes from the coding sequence ATGGAACTTTTAGCACCTGCTGGAAATAAAGAAAAATTAGAAGTAGCATATCATTATGGAGCTGATGCTGCATATATAGGCGGAGCTTTATTTAATTTAAGACATCAAAGCAAAAATACAACTATAGATGAACTTGCTGAATGTGCACAATTAGCTAAAAACTTAAATAAAAAAATATATTTAACTTTAAATGCTTTTCTTCATGAATATGATAAAAATAATTTAAAAGCATATTTAAAAGAAATACAGAATCTAAATATAGATGCATTCATAGTTTCTGATTTAGGAGTACTTGGAATAGTTAAAGAAACAATACCAGAAGCAACTATTCATATAAGCACTCAGGCTTCTGTTACAAATAGTTATTCATGCAAAATGTATGAGAGTTTAGGGGCAAGCAGAATAATATTAGCCAGAGAACTTTCTTTAGATGAGATAAAAGAGATTAGAGCAAATACTGATTTAGAATTAGAGAGTTTTGTGCATGGTGCTGTATGTATGTCTTATTCTGGAAGATGTTTGTTATCAAATTTCTTAAACAATAGAGATGCTAACGGCGGAGAATGCTCTCAGGTTTGCAGATGGAATTTCAAAACATATATAGAAGAAAAAACAAGACCTGGAGAGTTCATGGAAATTGAAGAAGGAGAAAATCACACTACAATATTAAGCAGCAGAGATTTACAAATGGCTGAATATCTTCATTTACTTCAAAAAGCTGGTATTGATTCTATAAAGATAGAAGGAAGAATGAAAAGCGTATATTATGTGGCTAATACTGTGAGAGTTTATAGAATATTATTAGATTTACTTGACAGAATCGGTTATGATTCATATCCTGAAGCTATAAAAAAAGAACCTATAGCAAGTTATTTGAAAGAGCTTGATACTATAAGCAGAAGAGAAAGTGATACAGGGTTCTATTTCGGAAGAGATAATATAAAGCCAACACTCAAAGGATATTTAAAAGGCAGAAGACTTATGGGAATGATATCAGATGACAGCGAGGAATATGCTAAAATTACAGTATACAACACTATAAAAAACGGTGATGATTTAGTGTATATAGGAAAAGATTTTATAAAGCATAATGATAACAGATTTAAACTATTTATAAAAACAGAAGAAAATGAATTTGTAGAAGTAGATAATATTAGAAACATAGATAATGCCTATATAAAATCAGGGGTACATGATTTCAAAAAATACGATATTATCACTGTAGAAGAAGATTAA
- a CDS encoding RecB family exonuclease, protein MEAKKLQRFSEYSLSTYLLCPRKYRYTYIEKPFKKQKRSVNVYFIFGNAIHLACKEFYEQRAEERSLENLYNIFRNVWKRSGIRAFFNSREEEKELGERGLYMLSNFFNSFGQKVPYKIESYMENRVRDYILFGRIDRIDLSADGTLQIVDYKTTKYYDVGEDNEERDRKTIQLKLYACILDGLKCKVTSGSYYHFEDDKLDTIEFTPESINYLREWFDEIVDDIRYDRAFDKKVGRHCEFCDFFKLCQGKEDNIENLVLPSDELFMANIENSNNN, encoded by the coding sequence ATGGAAGCCAAAAAATTACAGAGATTTAGTGAATACAGCTTGTCTACATATTTGCTTTGTCCTAGAAAGTATAGATATACTTATATAGAAAAACCTTTTAAAAAGCAAAAGAGAAGTGTTAATGTTTATTTTATTTTTGGTAATGCTATACATTTGGCTTGTAAAGAATTTTATGAACAGAGAGCAGAGGAAAGAAGTTTAGAGAATCTATATAATATTTTTAGAAATGTATGGAAAAGAAGTGGTATAAGAGCCTTTTTTAATAGCAGGGAAGAAGAAAAGGAACTTGGTGAAAGAGGTCTTTATATGCTTTCTAACTTTTTTAATTCATTCGGCCAGAAAGTACCTTACAAGATAGAAAGCTATATGGAAAATAGAGTCAGAGATTATATTTTATTTGGAAGAATAGACAGAATAGATTTATCTGCTGATGGTACATTACAGATTGTAGATTATAAAACCACAAAGTATTATGATGTTGGTGAAGATAATGAGGAGAGAGATAGAAAAACCATACAGCTAAAATTATATGCTTGTATATTGGATGGTCTTAAATGTAAGGTTACAAGCGGTTCCTATTATCATTTTGAAGACGATAAATTAGATACTATAGAATTTACTCCTGAATCTATTAATTATTTAAGAGAATGGTTTGATGAAATAGTTGATGATATAAGGTATGATAGAGCTTTTGATAAAAAGGTTGGAAGGCATTGTGAATTTTGCGATTTCTTTAAATTATGTCAGGGTAAAGAAGATAATATTGAAAATTTAGTTCTTCCTTCAGATGAATTATTTATGGCAAATATTGAAAATTCTAACAATAATTGA